One Pseudonocardia sediminis DNA window includes the following coding sequences:
- a CDS encoding acyl-CoA synthetase: MALTSYLDKGASLGRDAPCLTLDGASLSYGDVVDSSHAVARALRRSGVAPGDKVGILSANDPTAFSCVFGIARAGAVWCPINPRNGAAENRELLELFDCAALIFQPAFDDLVAEIAPSLPELRTLVRLGPDGSDAPAGSAAFDAWLAAAADDPPAEAAPPEEIVALVGTGGTTGRPKGVVLTDRNLETMSAITLMSYPFDGRPVYLALAPLTHAAGVLCFPVMALGGEVVVMAKPDVAEFLALAQRHGVTHTFLPPTLIYMVLGHESLDATDLSALQCFWYGAAPMSATRLQEALARIGPMAQLFGQSEAPMMVSTMSPADHLRPDGSPAVERLSSAGRPSPLVTVAIMDGEGNLLPTGERGEIVVRSSLVMAGYYKNPGATAEVSAHGWHHTGDIGYLDAENFLFIVDRAKDMVITGGFNVYSAEVEQALMAHDAVRDCAVVGLPDDKWGERVTAVVQLQPGADVDAAELTAFVKERIGSVKTPKQVEFWPDLPRSTVGKVLKTDVRSRLLT, from the coding sequence GCGCTGACCTCCTATCTGGACAAGGGTGCGTCGCTCGGGCGCGACGCACCCTGTCTGACCCTCGACGGGGCGTCGCTGTCCTACGGCGACGTCGTCGACTCCAGCCACGCGGTCGCCCGGGCGCTGCGGCGCTCGGGCGTCGCGCCCGGTGACAAGGTCGGCATCCTCTCGGCGAACGACCCGACGGCGTTCTCCTGCGTGTTCGGCATCGCCCGCGCCGGCGCGGTGTGGTGCCCGATCAACCCGCGCAACGGCGCGGCGGAGAACCGGGAGCTGCTGGAGCTCTTCGACTGCGCCGCGCTGATCTTCCAACCGGCGTTCGACGACCTCGTCGCCGAGATCGCGCCGTCGCTGCCGGAGCTGCGCACTCTGGTGCGGCTCGGTCCCGACGGCTCCGACGCCCCGGCCGGCTCGGCGGCGTTCGACGCCTGGCTCGCCGCGGCCGCGGACGACCCGCCGGCCGAGGCGGCGCCGCCGGAGGAGATCGTGGCGCTGGTCGGCACCGGCGGGACGACCGGGCGCCCCAAGGGCGTCGTGCTCACCGACCGCAACCTCGAGACGATGTCGGCGATCACGCTGATGAGCTACCCGTTCGACGGGCGGCCCGTCTACCTGGCGCTGGCGCCGCTGACGCACGCGGCCGGGGTGCTGTGCTTCCCGGTGATGGCGCTCGGCGGCGAGGTCGTGGTGATGGCGAAGCCGGACGTCGCGGAGTTCCTGGCGCTGGCGCAGCGCCACGGCGTCACGCACACGTTCCTGCCGCCGACGCTGATCTACATGGTGCTCGGGCACGAGTCGCTCGACGCCACGGACCTGTCCGCGCTGCAGTGCTTCTGGTACGGCGCGGCGCCGATGTCGGCGACCCGGCTGCAGGAGGCGCTGGCCCGGATCGGGCCGATGGCGCAGCTGTTCGGGCAGTCCGAGGCGCCGATGATGGTCTCGACGATGTCGCCGGCCGACCACCTGCGTCCCGACGGGTCGCCCGCGGTGGAACGGCTGTCCTCGGCCGGGCGCCCGTCGCCGCTGGTCACCGTCGCGATCATGGACGGCGAGGGGAACCTGCTGCCCACCGGCGAGCGGGGTGAGATCGTCGTGCGCTCCTCGCTGGTGATGGCGGGCTACTACAAGAACCCGGGCGCCACGGCCGAGGTGTCCGCGCACGGCTGGCACCACACCGGCGACATCGGCTACCTCGACGCGGAGAACTTCCTGTTCATCGTCGACCGCGCCAAGGACATGGTGATCACCGGTGGCTTCAACGTGTACTCCGCCGAGGTGGAGCAGGCGCTGATGGCCCACGACGCGGTGCGCGACTGCGCCGTGGTCGGGCTGCCCGACGACAAGTGGGGCGAGCGCGTCACGGCCGTCGTGCAGCTGCAGCCGGGCGCCGACGTCGACGCCGCGGAGCTGACGGCGTTCGTCAAGGAGCGCATCGGCAGCGTGAAGACGCCGAAGCAGGTCGAGTTCTGGCCCGACCTGCCCCGTTCGACGGTCGGCAAGGTCCTCAAGACCGACGTCCGGTCCCGGCTGCTCACCTGA